Below is a window of Paraburkholderia azotifigens DNA.
ACGGCGCAGCGGGTTTGCTGGACATGAGGAAAGCAGGCGCGTACACGCTCGCGCAGGACGAAGCGAGCTGCATCGTGTTCGGCATGCCGCGCGAGGCCATCGCGATGGGAGCCGCGGACGAAATCGCGTCGCTGTCGGAGATGAGCCGGCGCGTGATGACACGTCTCGCTTCAATGGGTGATCGCGTTCAGCGCGTATGATGCGGCCCTCGGCGCAAATCTGAGATAAGCCGAAGACCACCGCACATCTGGATTGGGGAAAAAGGAACAGGAAATGGATAAGGGAATGAAGATTCTGGTTGTGGACGATTTTCCGACGATGCGCCGGATCGTCCGCAATCTGTTGAAGGAACTGGGCTACTCGAACGTCGACGAAGCGGAAGACGGCGCAGCCGGCCTCGCGCGTCTGCGCAGCGGCGCGTACGAGTTCGTGATTTCGGACTGGAACATGCCGAACCTCGACGGCCTCGCGATGCTGAAGGAAATCCGCGCGGACGCGACGCTCTCGCATCTGCCCGTGCTGATGGTCACGGCGGAATCGAAGAAGGAAAACATCATTGCGGCGGCTCAGGCCGGCGCGAGCGGCTACGTGGTGAAGCCGTTCACGGCCGCGACGCTCGACGAGAAGCTCAACAAGATTCTCGAGAAGATGGCAAAAACGGGGAGCTGATGTGAACCCACCGATCAACGAGCAAGGCGCCCGGGAAGACGGCACCGACCTCGCGACCGACCGCATTCTTGCCCGCATCGGACAGCTGACGCGCACGCTGCGCGATTCGATGCGCGAGCTGGGCATCGACAAGCATGTCGAGCGCGCGGCGGAAGCGGTGCCGGATGCGCGCGACCGTCTGAAGTACATCGCGACGATGACCGAGCAGGCCGCCGAGCGCGTGCTGACGGCGATCGAGGTCGCGAAGCCGATGCAGGAGCAGCTGCAGCAGGACGCGGCGGAACTCGACGCGCGCTGGGAGCAGTGGTACGCGGCGCCCATCGAGCGCGAGGAAGTGCGCGCGCTGATGAACGACACGCGCACCTTCCTGCGCGGCGTGCCGGAGCTGACGACGGCGACCAACGCGCAGATGCTCGAGATCATGATGGCGCAGGACTTTCAGGATCTGACGGGCCAGGTCATCAAGAAGATCACGGACGTCGTGTATCTGATCGAGCAGCAGCTGCTCGGCGTGCTGATCGACAACATCGCGGCCGAGCGGCGCGAGCAGTTCGCGGCGACAGCCCAGCAACTCGCGGCGGAAGCCCAGCACGAGCCGATGTCGTCGACGGGCAGCCCGCAAAGCCTGCTGAACGGTCCGCAGATCAATCCGGAAGGCAAGACGGACGTGGTGCAGGATCAGGGGCAGGTCGACGATCTGCTCGCCAGCCTCGGCTTCTGAGACGGCACGTCAGGTTGTCCGTGGCGGCGCGGGCTTTCCGTCCCGCCGCCTGAAGCGCGCGCTGTCCGTGCGCGCCTCCGTTTTTCCCCTGACGCCTCGCGCGTCGTCCCGCCTCGACATCGAGTCCGCCGATGCAAGCCGCATCGGCGGGTGCTCCATCGCACAATTGGTAACGGATCGCTGCCGTCGTCCGCTGGCATACTACGGCCAGGGGAGGACGGTCCGCGGCGCGAAATGGCGCCGCCTCGCGCGCGCAGGCATTGCGTACCGCGCCGTTTGCCCCTGAACCAACAAGCCGGGCCCGCGGATTGCGGGCACTGTCCGCTGTCGATTGGGGGAGGTGTACAACCATGTCGATTCGCTTCAGGCGTGCCGTCGTTGCTTCAGCGCTCGGATTCTGCTGTTCTCTGCCTGTCCTGTTCATTCCGCTCGCCGCCAGCGCGGCGCTAGGCGGCAACCCGATGACGCCGCCCGCCGGGGCGAGCGCCACCACGCGCACCGTGTCCCCGACGACATCGAACGGCATCGCCGTGATGCGCAGCGCGTCGTCGGCGAGCTCGGGCGCCACGGCTTCCTCCACGTCGTCCACCAATTCGTCCTACACCGTCAACGAAACGACGCTCGGCAACGGCACGGTGATCCGCGAATACGTATCGCCGGCGGGCAGCGTGTTCGGTCTTGCCTGGAGCGGGCCGCAGATGCCCGACCTGGCCAGTCTGCTCGGCAGCTATTTCCCGCAGTACGTCGCGGGCGTGACGAGCGCGCGCCAGTTGCGCGGCGGCGGCCCCGGACCGGGCCGCGTGAAGGACAGCGGGCTCGTCGTGCATTCGGGCGGCCACATGGGCGCGTTTTCCGGCCAGGCCTATCTGCCTCAGGCATTGCCTGCCGGCGTGAGCGCCACCGACATCAAGTGACGACGGGAGACCCATTATGCGATTTGCGTTGAAGCTCGAAGCAGGCGTACGCGTCGTGAAGGCCGTGCTCGCCGTGTCCGTCGTCGCGATGACGGCGTTCGTCGCGGGCTGCGGCGGAGGCGGCGGCTCGTCGTCGTCTTCGTCGTCGAACAACGGCAACAGCGGGCCCAACCAGCAGCCGATCGCCGCGAACGCGGCGAACACGGTGGCCGTGACCGTCGGACGCGGCGTGAAGGGCATCATCAACATACCGACCGTCAGCGTGACCGTCTGCGCACCGGACACCGCGAACTGCACGACCATCGACAACGTGCTGCTCGACACGGGTTCGTACGGCCTGCGCGTCGTCAATAGCAGCGCGGTGGCGGCGCTCGGGCTTCCCGTCCAGACGGCGACTGCGGGCGGTCAGCTGGCCGAATGCACGCATTTCGCGGACGGCTTCACATGGGGCACGATCCGCACCGCGACCGTGAAGATCAGCGGCGAAACAGCGAACAAGATTCCGATACAGGTGATCGGCGACCTGGTCGATTCGACCGTTCCGTCGAGCGGCTGCGTCAACGGTTCGAACGAGAGCACGGCGGATGCGCTCGGCGCGAACGGCATACTCGGGCTCGGCGTAGCGCCCGTGGATTGCGGCGATGCCTGCTCGGTGCAGGCGAACGTTGCGCAGTTCAGCAACTACTACGCATGCCCGAACGGCACGAACTGCACGCGCACCCTGGCGGAAACGTCGAAACAGGTGGCCAACCCGATCCCGAACTTCGCCGTCGACAACAACGGCGTGATCGTGCAGATGGCGCCCATTTCGTCGAACGGCGCGGCGTCCGCGAACGGGACGGTCGTGTTCGGCATCGGCACGCAGTCGAACAACGTCAATACGGCAGGCACGACCTATACGACCGACGCGTCCGGCGATTTCCCCTCTCGCGGCCAGTCGAATACCGTGTTCCTCGATTCGGGCTCGAACGGCTACTTCTTCCAGGACAGCTCGATACCGCTGTGCACGGGCAATCTCTCGGACTTCTACTGCCCCGGTTCGACGCTGCAGCGCACGATCAACCTCACGGGCGCGAACGGCGCGACGGGCACGGCCACGATCTTCATCGCGAACGCCCAGACGCTGCTCAGCAACGCGAGCAACTATGCGTTCAACGACCTCGGCGGGCAGGTCGCCTCGCTGACGGGGACCGACCTCGGCCTGCCGTTCTTCTACGGCCGCTATGTCTACTACGGTATGGACAAGCGCACCTCGGGCGGCAAGGCGCCGTTCGTCGCGTTCTGATCGGGCGCGGCGGCCCGCCGCGAGACGGGCCGCCGCCTCACCGTTGCGGCCTGTCCGCCCGCCGGGCGGCGTGCGGTTGCGCCGCCCGATCGGTTGAAATACCCCGGTTTCCCCGCCCTTATCCGTCAATCGCCGCTCGACGTCTGCAGGAATAATCGCTCTCACTGAAAAAGGGCATGTTGCCCTTCCAGCTGGAGAGCGCGTTGGCAGAGGATAGCGACCTCGAAAAAACCGAATCAGCCACACCCCGGCGCCTGGAAAAGGCGCGCGAGGAGGGGCAGGTCGCGCGTTCGCGCGAGCTGGCGACGTTCGCCCTCGTCGCGGCCGGTTTTCTCGGCGCGTGGGGCTTGTCCAGCATGATCGGCGAGCACGCGCAGTCGATGCTGCGCACCGCCTTCACCTTCAGTCACGAGACGGTATTCGACCCGAAGCGGGCATTCATCAGCGCCGGCTCGAATGCGCGGGACGGCGCCTACATGCTGATGCCGCTGCTCGCGATGCTGGGTCTCGCCGCGCTGCTCGCGCCGATGTCGCTGGGCGGCTGGCTGCTGTCGACCAAATCGCTGGCGCCGAATTTCGGACGGCTGAACCCCGTCTCCGGCCTCGGCCGCATCTTTTCGATCAACGGCTGGATCCAGCTCGGCATGTCGATGGCGAAGATCGCCGTGGTCGGGTTGATCGGCGCGCTGTCGATCTGGCATCGCCGCGAGGACATCCTCGCGCTCGCCACGCAGCCGGTGCACGTCGCGCTGTTGAACGCGGGCCATCTGATCGCCGTGTGCTGCGCGATGACGGTCGCGGGCATGTTCCTGATCGCGGCGATGGACGTGCCGTACCAGCTGTGGAATTTCCACAAGAAGCTGCGCATGACCAAGGAAGAAGTGAAGCGCGAGCATCGCGAAAGCGAAGGCGATCCGCACGTGAAGGCGCGCATCCGCTCGCAGCAGCGTGCGATGGCGCGGCGCCGGATGATGGCGAATGTGCCGAAGGCCGACGTCGTCGTGACCAACCCGACGCACTTCGCGGTCGCGCTGCAATACTCGGACGGCGAGATGGGCGCGCCGAAGGTCGTCGCGAAGGGCGTGAACCTCGTGGCCGCGCGCATCCGCGAACTGGCCGTCGAGAACAACGTGCCGCTGCTCGAAGCGCCGCCGCTCGCGCGTGCGCTGTATCACAACGTCGAACTGAATCGCGAGATTCCGGGCGCGCTGTATGGCGCCGTCGCGGAAGTGCTCGCCTGGGTTTATCAACTGCGCCGCTTCAAGGAAGACGGCGGCGTGGCGCCCGTTGCGCCGACGGAACTCGACGTTCCGGCGGAGCTGGACAAGGGCGGCGTGCCGGATGACGACGCCGACCAGGAAGCTGCCGATGCACTCGGCGGCGACAATCAAAGTAATGGAGTATCAGCATGAACGCCCGCGCGGGTTTCCTTTCACGACGGCCGGACGCGCTGAACGGCACCAATCTGCGGGCAATGGCGGGTCCGCTCCTGATCTGCATGATCCTCGGCATGATGATTCTGCCGTTGCCGGCGTTCCTGCTCGATCTGCTGTTCACGTTCAACATCGCGCTGTCGGTGATGGTGCTGCTCGTCAGCATGTACACGATGAAGCCGCTCGACTTCGCGGCCTTCCCGAGCGTGCTGCTGTTCTCGACGCTGCTGCGCCTGTCGCTGAACGTCGCGTCGACCCGTATCGTGCTGCTCGAAGGCCACACGGGCCCGGGCGCGGCGGGCGCCGTGATCGAGGCGTTCGGCCACTTCCTCGTGGGCGGCAACTTCGCGGTCGGTATCGTCGTGTTCGTGATCCTGATGGTGATCAACTTCATGGTGATCACGAAGGGCGCGGGGCGTATCGCGGAAGTGTCCGCGCGCTTCACGCTGGACGCGATGCCCGGCAAGCAGATGTCGATCGACGCCGACCTCAACGCCGGCATGATCAACGAAGATCAGGCCCGCAAGCGCCGTATGGAAGTCTCGCAGGAAGCCGAGTTTTACGGCTCGATGGACGGTGCGAGCAAGTTCGTGCGCGGCGATGCCATCGCCGGTCTGCTGATCATGGTGATCAACATCATCGGCGGCCTGATCGTCGGCGTCGTGCAGCACGGCATGGATTTCGCCGACGCCGGCAAGACCTACACGCTGCTGACCATCGGTGACGGCCTCGTCGCGCAGATTCCGTCGCTGGTGATTTCGACGGCGGCGGGTGTGATCGTGTCGCGCGTCGCCACCGACGAAGACATCGGCACGCAGCTGACGGGCCAGCTCTTTACGAATCCGCGCGTGCTGATGATCACGGGCTCGATTCTCGTGTTGATGGGCCTGATTCCGGGTATGCCGCACTTCGCGTTTCTGCTGCTGGGCGCCGGCGCGATCCAGCTTGCCCGCACGATGAAGAAGCGCGCGGCGCAGAGCAAGACGTCGACGGCGCTCGCCGAAGTCGCACCGCAGGCGCTCGCGCCGTCGGAAGGCGCGGAAGCCAGCTGGGACGACGTGACGATGATCGACGCGCTCGGCCTCGAAGTCGGCTATCGCCTGATCCCGCTCGTCGACAAGAACTCGGACGGCGAACTGCTCAAGCGCATCAAGAACATCCGCAAGAAGTTCGCGCAGGAAATCGGCTTCCTGCCGCCCGTCATCCATATCCGCGACAACCTCGAATTGCGGCCGAACGGTTATCGGATCGCGCTCAAGGGCGTCGAAGTGGGTGTCGGCGAGGCGTATCCGGGCCAGTGGCTCGCGATCAACCCCGGCCAGGTCACGGCCGCGCTGCCGGGCACGCCGACTACGGACCCGGCGTTCGGCCTGCCCGCGATCTGGATCGACACGAATCTGCGCGAACAGGCGCAGGTGTACGGCTACACGGTGGTCGATTCGAGTACGGTCGTCGCAACCCATCTGAATCACCTCGTCGTCACCCATGCGGCGGAACTGCTCGGCCGCCAGGAAGTGCAGGCGCTGATCGAGCGGATGCAGAAGGACGCCGCGCCGCTCGTCGACGATGTCGTGCCGAAGATGCTGCCCGTCGCGACGCTGCAAAAGGTGCTGCAGAACCTGCTCGAGGAAGGCGTGCCCATCCGCGACATGCGCACGATTCTCGAAGCGCTGTCGGAGCACGGTTCGAAGATCACCGATCCGCACGATCTGACGGCCGCCGTGCGCCTCGCGCTGGGTCGAGCGATCACGCAGCAGTGGTTCCCCGGCAACGGCGACATCCAGGTGATGGGCCTCGATTCGAATCTGGAGCGGCTGCTCACCCAGGCGCTCGCGACGGGCACCAATCCAGGCCTCGAGCCAGGCCTCGCGAACACGCTGCTGATGGAGACGCAAAAGGCGATGACGCGCCAGCAGAACCTCGGCCTGACGCCCGTGATGCTCGTCCAGCATTCGCTGCGCGCGATGCTTGCGCGCTTCCTGCGACGCAGCCTGCCGCAGCTCAAGGTGTTGTCGT
It encodes the following:
- the flhA gene encoding flagellar biosynthesis protein FlhA; protein product: MNARAGFLSRRPDALNGTNLRAMAGPLLICMILGMMILPLPAFLLDLLFTFNIALSVMVLLVSMYTMKPLDFAAFPSVLLFSTLLRLSLNVASTRIVLLEGHTGPGAAGAVIEAFGHFLVGGNFAVGIVVFVILMVINFMVITKGAGRIAEVSARFTLDAMPGKQMSIDADLNAGMINEDQARKRRMEVSQEAEFYGSMDGASKFVRGDAIAGLLIMVINIIGGLIVGVVQHGMDFADAGKTYTLLTIGDGLVAQIPSLVISTAAGVIVSRVATDEDIGTQLTGQLFTNPRVLMITGSILVLMGLIPGMPHFAFLLLGAGAIQLARTMKKRAAQSKTSTALAEVAPQALAPSEGAEASWDDVTMIDALGLEVGYRLIPLVDKNSDGELLKRIKNIRKKFAQEIGFLPPVIHIRDNLELRPNGYRIALKGVEVGVGEAYPGQWLAINPGQVTAALPGTPTTDPAFGLPAIWIDTNLREQAQVYGYTVVDSSTVVATHLNHLVVTHAAELLGRQEVQALIERMQKDAAPLVDDVVPKMLPVATLQKVLQNLLEEGVPIRDMRTILEALSEHGSKITDPHDLTAAVRLALGRAITQQWFPGNGDIQVMGLDSNLERLLTQALATGTNPGLEPGLANTLLMETQKAMTRQQNLGLTPVMLVQHSLRAMLARFLRRSLPQLKVLSYAEVPDTRHVRVVNVIGAHG
- the cheY gene encoding chemotaxis response regulator CheY is translated as MDKGMKILVVDDFPTMRRIVRNLLKELGYSNVDEAEDGAAGLARLRSGAYEFVISDWNMPNLDGLAMLKEIRADATLSHLPVLMVTAESKKENIIAAAQAGASGYVVKPFTAATLDEKLNKILEKMAKTGS
- the cheZ gene encoding protein phosphatase CheZ, with the translated sequence MNPPINEQGAREDGTDLATDRILARIGQLTRTLRDSMRELGIDKHVERAAEAVPDARDRLKYIATMTEQAAERVLTAIEVAKPMQEQLQQDAAELDARWEQWYAAPIEREEVRALMNDTRTFLRGVPELTTATNAQMLEIMMAQDFQDLTGQVIKKITDVVYLIEQQLLGVLIDNIAAERREQFAATAQQLAAEAQHEPMSSTGSPQSLLNGPQINPEGKTDVVQDQGQVDDLLASLGF
- a CDS encoding DUF2844 domain-containing protein — protein: MSIRFRRAVVASALGFCCSLPVLFIPLAASAALGGNPMTPPAGASATTRTVSPTTSNGIAVMRSASSASSGATASSTSSTNSSYTVNETTLGNGTVIREYVSPAGSVFGLAWSGPQMPDLASLLGSYFPQYVAGVTSARQLRGGGPGPGRVKDSGLVVHSGGHMGAFSGQAYLPQALPAGVSATDIK
- the flhB gene encoding flagellar biosynthesis protein FlhB encodes the protein MAEDSDLEKTESATPRRLEKAREEGQVARSRELATFALVAAGFLGAWGLSSMIGEHAQSMLRTAFTFSHETVFDPKRAFISAGSNARDGAYMLMPLLAMLGLAALLAPMSLGGWLLSTKSLAPNFGRLNPVSGLGRIFSINGWIQLGMSMAKIAVVGLIGALSIWHRREDILALATQPVHVALLNAGHLIAVCCAMTVAGMFLIAAMDVPYQLWNFHKKLRMTKEEVKREHRESEGDPHVKARIRSQQRAMARRRMMANVPKADVVVTNPTHFAVALQYSDGEMGAPKVVAKGVNLVAARIRELAVENNVPLLEAPPLARALYHNVELNREIPGALYGAVAEVLAWVYQLRRFKEDGGVAPVAPTELDVPAELDKGGVPDDDADQEAADALGGDNQSNGVSA
- a CDS encoding DUF3443 domain-containing protein; this encodes MRFALKLEAGVRVVKAVLAVSVVAMTAFVAGCGGGGGSSSSSSSNNGNSGPNQQPIAANAANTVAVTVGRGVKGIINIPTVSVTVCAPDTANCTTIDNVLLDTGSYGLRVVNSSAVAALGLPVQTATAGGQLAECTHFADGFTWGTIRTATVKISGETANKIPIQVIGDLVDSTVPSSGCVNGSNESTADALGANGILGLGVAPVDCGDACSVQANVAQFSNYYACPNGTNCTRTLAETSKQVANPIPNFAVDNNGVIVQMAPISSNGAASANGTVVFGIGTQSNNVNTAGTTYTTDASGDFPSRGQSNTVFLDSGSNGYFFQDSSIPLCTGNLSDFYCPGSTLQRTINLTGANGATGTATIFIANAQTLLSNASNYAFNDLGGQVASLTGTDLGLPFFYGRYVYYGMDKRTSGGKAPFVAF